The Pseudomonas bijieensis DNA window ATCAACGCACCGATTGGCCGTCACGGCCAGCAGCGCCAGCGCATGGCGGTGATGGAGGGCGGCAAGCAGGCGGTCAGCCATTATCGTGTGCTTGAACGCTTCCGTTCCCACACGCATGTGCGGGTCAAGCTGGAAACCGGGCGTACCCACCAGATCCGTGTGCACATGGCCCACATCAACTTTCCGTTGGTGGGTGACCCGGCCTACGGCGGTCGCTTCCGCATTCCGCCAGCCGCCAGCCAGACCATGGTCGAATCGCTGAAGAATTTCCCGCGCCAGGCGCTGCACGCGCGTTTCCTGGAGTTGGATCATCCGACGACCGGCAAGCGCATGAGCTGGGAGTCGCCGTTGCCGGATGACTTTGTCTGGCTGCTGACGTTGCTCAAGCAGGACCGCGAGGCGTTCGTCGGATGAGTGACTGGCTGATACCCGACTGGCCTGCGCCGGCCCGGGTCAAGGCCTGCGTCACCACCCGAGGGGGCGGCGTCAGCCTGGCGCCGTTCGACAGCCTCAACCTGGGCGATCATGTGGGCGACGACCCCACGGCTGTCGCCGAAAACCGCCGTCGTCTCACCGATCAGTTCGCCATCACCCCGGCCTGGCTGCAGCAGGTCCACGGCATTGCCGTGGTCGAGGCTGACCCCACCCAGGTAGCGACCGCCGATGCCAGTTGGACCGACACACCGGGTATCGCCTGCGCGGCAATGACGGCGGACTGCCTGCCCGTACTGTTCTGCAACCGTGCCGGCACCCGCGTCGCAGCGGCCCATGCCGGTTGGCGCGGGCTGGCCAACGGTGTGCTGGAGGCCACCCTCGACAGCCTTGCCGTGCCTGCGGATGAAATCCTCGCCTGGCTCGGCCCGGCCATTGGTGCGCAAGCGTTTGAAGTCGGGCCGGAGGTGCGTGAAGCCTTCATCGCGCAATTGCCCCTGGCGAGCCAAGCCTTCGCTGCTAGCCCCAACGCCGGCAAGTTCCTGGCCGATATCTACCAACTGGCCCGTCTGCGTCTGGCCGCGCGCGGGGTCACGGCCGTCTACGGTGGCGGTCTCTGCACCGTGACAGACCCTCGTTTCTTTTCCTACCGCCGCAATCCGCGCACCGGTCGCTTCGCCTCGCTGGTCTGGATCGAACGCTAGACTTCTCTGATCTGTATCAAGGGCGCCCGGCTTGAATCTTCCAGAATCGACCACATGTATAACGGTATCTGGCAGGTTTCTTCATTCAGGATGTTTCCAAGGTCCGGCCTGCTCATTAGGAAGGTGACCCATGCGTATTGATCGTTTAACCAGCAAATTACAGTTGGCCCTGTCCGATGCCCAGTCCCTGGCCGTCGGCCTGGACCATCCCGGTATCGAACCGGCGCATTTGATGCAAGCCATGCTCGAACAGCAGGGCGGTTCCATCAAGCCCCTGCTGATGCAGGTCGGCTTTGACGTCAACAGCCTGCGCAAAGAACTGGCGAAAGAACTCGACCAGTTACCCAAGATCCAGAATCCGACCGGTGACGTGAACATGTCCCAGGACCTGGCGCGGCTGCTCAACCAGGCCGATCGCCTGGCCCAGCAGAAGGGCGACCAGTTCATTTCCAGCGAGCTGGTGCTGCTCGCCGCCATGGACGAAAACAGTAAGCTCGGCAAACTCCTGCTTGGCCAAGGCGTGAGCAAGAAAGCCCTGGAAAATGCCATCAACAACCTGCGTGGCGGCGAAGCGGTCAACGACGCCAACCACGAAGAGTCGCGCCAGGCGCTGGATAAATACACCGTCGACCTGACCAAGCGTGCCGAAGAAGGCAAGCTCGACCCGGTGATCGGCCGTGACGACGAGATCCGCCGCACGATCCAGGTGCTGCAACGCCGCACCAAGAACAACCCGGTGCTGATCGGTGAGCCGGGCGTGGGTAAAACCGCCATCGCCGAGGGCCTGGCCCAGCGCATCATCAACGGCGAAGTGCCGGATGGCCTCAAGGGCAAGCGGCTGCTGTCCCTGGATATGGGGGCCTTGATCGCCGGCGCCAAATACCGTGGTGAATTCGAAGAGCGGCTCAAGGCGCTGCTCAATGAGCTGTCCAAGCAGGAAGGACAGATCATCCTGTTCATCGATGAACTGCACACCATGGTC harbors:
- the pgeF gene encoding peptidoglycan editing factor PgeF, with protein sequence MSDWLIPDWPAPARVKACVTTRGGGVSLAPFDSLNLGDHVGDDPTAVAENRRRLTDQFAITPAWLQQVHGIAVVEADPTQVATADASWTDTPGIACAAMTADCLPVLFCNRAGTRVAAAHAGWRGLANGVLEATLDSLAVPADEILAWLGPAIGAQAFEVGPEVREAFIAQLPLASQAFAASPNAGKFLADIYQLARLRLAARGVTAVYGGGLCTVTDPRFFSYRRNPRTGRFASLVWIER